The proteins below come from a single Benincasa hispida cultivar B227 chromosome 4, ASM972705v1, whole genome shotgun sequence genomic window:
- the LOC120076812 gene encoding lipid phosphate phosphatase 2-like isoform X2, with protein sequence MVVSQTRPQLSSITLDCFSSINFPLIDRQNQEDQKNSRMREVQLGSHTLRSHGVTVARIHMHDWFIFLFLVLIEVILYLIHPFYRYVGKDMMTDLKYPFKDNTVPVWAVPMYAMLLPIAVFLFVYWRRRDVYDLHHAILGLFYSVLITAVITDAIKNAVGRPRPNFFWRCFPDGKDVYDQLGNVICHGDADVIKEGHKSFPSGHTSWSFSGLGFLSLYLSGKIQVFDQRGHIAKLCIVFLPLLFAALVGVSRVDDYWHHWQDVFAGGLLGLVISTFCYLQFFPPPYHSQGWGPYAYFRVLETLANPPPASNAIIVVQNEQDIERQVENEVDERNNDRFLGLSIDSNSRSTTQETETETK encoded by the exons ATG GTTGTATCACAAACGAGGCCACAGCTTTCCTCCATAACTCTCGATTGCTTTTCATCCATTAATTTCCCATTGATAGATCGCCAGAATCAAGAGGATCAAAAG AACAGCAGAATGAGGGAAGTGCAGCTTGGTTCACACACTTTAAGATCCCATGGAGTCACCGTCGCGAGGATACACATGCACGATTggtttatatttctttttcttgtgcTGATTGAGGTCATCCTATATTTGATACATCCATTTTATCGCTATGTTGGGAAGGACATGATGACTGATCTCAAATATCCCTTCAAAGATAATACTGTTCCTGTCTGGGCTGTACCC ATGTATGCAATGCTGTTGCCAATAGCAGTTTTTCTGTTTGTGTATTGGCGTAGAAGGGACGTCTATGATCTTCATCATGCCATACTAG GTCTCTTTTACTCTGTCTTAATAACAGCAGTCATTACTGATGCAATAAAAAATGCAGTGGGACGACCTCGACCGAACTTCTTTTGGCGTTGTTTTCCTGATGGGAAAGAT GTGTATGATCAATTAGGCAATGTTATATGTCATGGGGATGCGGATGTTATCAAGGAAGGGCATAAGAGCTTTCCAAGTGGGCATACTTCAT GGTCTTTCTCTGGTCTCGGCTTCCTTTCGTTGTACTTATCAGGAAAAATACAAGTATTCGATCAGCGAGGTCACATTGCAAAACTCTGCATTGTTTTTCTTCCCCTGCTTTTCGCAGCTCTCGTCGGTGTTTCTCGAGTGGATGATTACTGGCACCATTGGCAAGATGTGTTTGCTGGAGGTCTGCTCG GGCTTGTAATATCTACCTTCTGCTACTTGCAATTCTTTCCACCTCCATACCACTCTCAAG GTTGGGGACCATATGCATACTTTAGAGTGTTGGAGACGCTTGCCAATCCTCCACCAGCGTCGAATGCGATAATTGTTGTGCAGAATGAGCAGGACATCGAAAGGCAGGTTGAGAACGAGGTGGATGAGCGAAACAACGATAGATTTCTGGGACTGTCGATTGATTCCAATTCTCGTTCGACAACACAGGAAACCGAAACTGAGACGAAATAA
- the LOC120076812 gene encoding putative lipid phosphate phosphatase 3, chloroplastic isoform X5, with translation MNSRMREVQLGSHTLRSHGVTVARIHMHDWFIFLFLVLIEVILYLIHPFYRYVGKDMMTDLKYPFKDNTVPVWAVPMYAMLLPIAVFLFVYWRRRDVYDLHHAILGLFYSVLITAVITDAIKNAVGRPRPNFFWRCFPDGKDVYDQLGNVICHGDADVIKEGHKSFPSGHTSWSFSGLGFLSLYLSGKIQVFDQRGHIAKLCIVFLPLLFAALVGVSRVDDYWHHWQDVFAGGLLGLVISTFCYLQFFPPPYHSQGWGPYAYFRVLETLANPPPASNAIIVVQNEQDIERQVENEVDERNNDRFLGLSIDSNSRSTTQETETETK, from the exons ATG AACAGCAGAATGAGGGAAGTGCAGCTTGGTTCACACACTTTAAGATCCCATGGAGTCACCGTCGCGAGGATACACATGCACGATTggtttatatttctttttcttgtgcTGATTGAGGTCATCCTATATTTGATACATCCATTTTATCGCTATGTTGGGAAGGACATGATGACTGATCTCAAATATCCCTTCAAAGATAATACTGTTCCTGTCTGGGCTGTACCC ATGTATGCAATGCTGTTGCCAATAGCAGTTTTTCTGTTTGTGTATTGGCGTAGAAGGGACGTCTATGATCTTCATCATGCCATACTAG GTCTCTTTTACTCTGTCTTAATAACAGCAGTCATTACTGATGCAATAAAAAATGCAGTGGGACGACCTCGACCGAACTTCTTTTGGCGTTGTTTTCCTGATGGGAAAGAT GTGTATGATCAATTAGGCAATGTTATATGTCATGGGGATGCGGATGTTATCAAGGAAGGGCATAAGAGCTTTCCAAGTGGGCATACTTCAT GGTCTTTCTCTGGTCTCGGCTTCCTTTCGTTGTACTTATCAGGAAAAATACAAGTATTCGATCAGCGAGGTCACATTGCAAAACTCTGCATTGTTTTTCTTCCCCTGCTTTTCGCAGCTCTCGTCGGTGTTTCTCGAGTGGATGATTACTGGCACCATTGGCAAGATGTGTTTGCTGGAGGTCTGCTCG GGCTTGTAATATCTACCTTCTGCTACTTGCAATTCTTTCCACCTCCATACCACTCTCAAG GTTGGGGACCATATGCATACTTTAGAGTGTTGGAGACGCTTGCCAATCCTCCACCAGCGTCGAATGCGATAATTGTTGTGCAGAATGAGCAGGACATCGAAAGGCAGGTTGAGAACGAGGTGGATGAGCGAAACAACGATAGATTTCTGGGACTGTCGATTGATTCCAATTCTCGTTCGACAACACAGGAAACCGAAACTGAGACGAAATAA
- the LOC120076812 gene encoding lipid phosphate phosphatase 2-like isoform X3 encodes MPWRNVVGSLCGFNIFGGNAFQNSRMREVQLGSHTLRSHGVTVARIHMHDWFIFLFLVLIEVILYLIHPFYRYVGKDMMTDLKYPFKDNTVPVWAVPMYAMLLPIAVFLFVYWRRRDVYDLHHAILGLFYSVLITAVITDAIKNAVGRPRPNFFWRCFPDGKDVYDQLGNVICHGDADVIKEGHKSFPSGHTSWSFSGLGFLSLYLSGKIQVFDQRGHIAKLCIVFLPLLFAALVGVSRVDDYWHHWQDVFAGGLLGLVISTFCYLQFFPPPYHSQGWGPYAYFRVLETLANPPPASNAIIVVQNEQDIERQVENEVDERNNDRFLGLSIDSNSRSTTQETETETK; translated from the exons ATGCCGTGGAGGAATGTTGTTGGATCTCTTTGTGGTTTTAACATTTTCGGCGGCAACGCCTTTCAG AACAGCAGAATGAGGGAAGTGCAGCTTGGTTCACACACTTTAAGATCCCATGGAGTCACCGTCGCGAGGATACACATGCACGATTggtttatatttctttttcttgtgcTGATTGAGGTCATCCTATATTTGATACATCCATTTTATCGCTATGTTGGGAAGGACATGATGACTGATCTCAAATATCCCTTCAAAGATAATACTGTTCCTGTCTGGGCTGTACCC ATGTATGCAATGCTGTTGCCAATAGCAGTTTTTCTGTTTGTGTATTGGCGTAGAAGGGACGTCTATGATCTTCATCATGCCATACTAG GTCTCTTTTACTCTGTCTTAATAACAGCAGTCATTACTGATGCAATAAAAAATGCAGTGGGACGACCTCGACCGAACTTCTTTTGGCGTTGTTTTCCTGATGGGAAAGAT GTGTATGATCAATTAGGCAATGTTATATGTCATGGGGATGCGGATGTTATCAAGGAAGGGCATAAGAGCTTTCCAAGTGGGCATACTTCAT GGTCTTTCTCTGGTCTCGGCTTCCTTTCGTTGTACTTATCAGGAAAAATACAAGTATTCGATCAGCGAGGTCACATTGCAAAACTCTGCATTGTTTTTCTTCCCCTGCTTTTCGCAGCTCTCGTCGGTGTTTCTCGAGTGGATGATTACTGGCACCATTGGCAAGATGTGTTTGCTGGAGGTCTGCTCG GGCTTGTAATATCTACCTTCTGCTACTTGCAATTCTTTCCACCTCCATACCACTCTCAAG GTTGGGGACCATATGCATACTTTAGAGTGTTGGAGACGCTTGCCAATCCTCCACCAGCGTCGAATGCGATAATTGTTGTGCAGAATGAGCAGGACATCGAAAGGCAGGTTGAGAACGAGGTGGATGAGCGAAACAACGATAGATTTCTGGGACTGTCGATTGATTCCAATTCTCGTTCGACAACACAGGAAACCGAAACTGAGACGAAATAA
- the LOC120076812 gene encoding lipid phosphate phosphatase 2-like isoform X1 has translation MPWRNVVGSLCGFNIFGGNAFQVVSQTRPQLSSITLDCFSSINFPLIDRQNQEDQKNSRMREVQLGSHTLRSHGVTVARIHMHDWFIFLFLVLIEVILYLIHPFYRYVGKDMMTDLKYPFKDNTVPVWAVPMYAMLLPIAVFLFVYWRRRDVYDLHHAILGLFYSVLITAVITDAIKNAVGRPRPNFFWRCFPDGKDVYDQLGNVICHGDADVIKEGHKSFPSGHTSWSFSGLGFLSLYLSGKIQVFDQRGHIAKLCIVFLPLLFAALVGVSRVDDYWHHWQDVFAGGLLGLVISTFCYLQFFPPPYHSQGWGPYAYFRVLETLANPPPASNAIIVVQNEQDIERQVENEVDERNNDRFLGLSIDSNSRSTTQETETETK, from the exons ATGCCGTGGAGGAATGTTGTTGGATCTCTTTGTGGTTTTAACATTTTCGGCGGCAACGCCTTTCAG GTTGTATCACAAACGAGGCCACAGCTTTCCTCCATAACTCTCGATTGCTTTTCATCCATTAATTTCCCATTGATAGATCGCCAGAATCAAGAGGATCAAAAG AACAGCAGAATGAGGGAAGTGCAGCTTGGTTCACACACTTTAAGATCCCATGGAGTCACCGTCGCGAGGATACACATGCACGATTggtttatatttctttttcttgtgcTGATTGAGGTCATCCTATATTTGATACATCCATTTTATCGCTATGTTGGGAAGGACATGATGACTGATCTCAAATATCCCTTCAAAGATAATACTGTTCCTGTCTGGGCTGTACCC ATGTATGCAATGCTGTTGCCAATAGCAGTTTTTCTGTTTGTGTATTGGCGTAGAAGGGACGTCTATGATCTTCATCATGCCATACTAG GTCTCTTTTACTCTGTCTTAATAACAGCAGTCATTACTGATGCAATAAAAAATGCAGTGGGACGACCTCGACCGAACTTCTTTTGGCGTTGTTTTCCTGATGGGAAAGAT GTGTATGATCAATTAGGCAATGTTATATGTCATGGGGATGCGGATGTTATCAAGGAAGGGCATAAGAGCTTTCCAAGTGGGCATACTTCAT GGTCTTTCTCTGGTCTCGGCTTCCTTTCGTTGTACTTATCAGGAAAAATACAAGTATTCGATCAGCGAGGTCACATTGCAAAACTCTGCATTGTTTTTCTTCCCCTGCTTTTCGCAGCTCTCGTCGGTGTTTCTCGAGTGGATGATTACTGGCACCATTGGCAAGATGTGTTTGCTGGAGGTCTGCTCG GGCTTGTAATATCTACCTTCTGCTACTTGCAATTCTTTCCACCTCCATACCACTCTCAAG GTTGGGGACCATATGCATACTTTAGAGTGTTGGAGACGCTTGCCAATCCTCCACCAGCGTCGAATGCGATAATTGTTGTGCAGAATGAGCAGGACATCGAAAGGCAGGTTGAGAACGAGGTGGATGAGCGAAACAACGATAGATTTCTGGGACTGTCGATTGATTCCAATTCTCGTTCGACAACACAGGAAACCGAAACTGAGACGAAATAA
- the LOC120076812 gene encoding putative lipid phosphate phosphatase 3, chloroplastic isoform X6 has protein sequence MREVQLGSHTLRSHGVTVARIHMHDWFIFLFLVLIEVILYLIHPFYRYVGKDMMTDLKYPFKDNTVPVWAVPMYAMLLPIAVFLFVYWRRRDVYDLHHAILGLFYSVLITAVITDAIKNAVGRPRPNFFWRCFPDGKDVYDQLGNVICHGDADVIKEGHKSFPSGHTSWSFSGLGFLSLYLSGKIQVFDQRGHIAKLCIVFLPLLFAALVGVSRVDDYWHHWQDVFAGGLLGLVISTFCYLQFFPPPYHSQGWGPYAYFRVLETLANPPPASNAIIVVQNEQDIERQVENEVDERNNDRFLGLSIDSNSRSTTQETETETK, from the exons ATGAGGGAAGTGCAGCTTGGTTCACACACTTTAAGATCCCATGGAGTCACCGTCGCGAGGATACACATGCACGATTggtttatatttctttttcttgtgcTGATTGAGGTCATCCTATATTTGATACATCCATTTTATCGCTATGTTGGGAAGGACATGATGACTGATCTCAAATATCCCTTCAAAGATAATACTGTTCCTGTCTGGGCTGTACCC ATGTATGCAATGCTGTTGCCAATAGCAGTTTTTCTGTTTGTGTATTGGCGTAGAAGGGACGTCTATGATCTTCATCATGCCATACTAG GTCTCTTTTACTCTGTCTTAATAACAGCAGTCATTACTGATGCAATAAAAAATGCAGTGGGACGACCTCGACCGAACTTCTTTTGGCGTTGTTTTCCTGATGGGAAAGAT GTGTATGATCAATTAGGCAATGTTATATGTCATGGGGATGCGGATGTTATCAAGGAAGGGCATAAGAGCTTTCCAAGTGGGCATACTTCAT GGTCTTTCTCTGGTCTCGGCTTCCTTTCGTTGTACTTATCAGGAAAAATACAAGTATTCGATCAGCGAGGTCACATTGCAAAACTCTGCATTGTTTTTCTTCCCCTGCTTTTCGCAGCTCTCGTCGGTGTTTCTCGAGTGGATGATTACTGGCACCATTGGCAAGATGTGTTTGCTGGAGGTCTGCTCG GGCTTGTAATATCTACCTTCTGCTACTTGCAATTCTTTCCACCTCCATACCACTCTCAAG GTTGGGGACCATATGCATACTTTAGAGTGTTGGAGACGCTTGCCAATCCTCCACCAGCGTCGAATGCGATAATTGTTGTGCAGAATGAGCAGGACATCGAAAGGCAGGTTGAGAACGAGGTGGATGAGCGAAACAACGATAGATTTCTGGGACTGTCGATTGATTCCAATTCTCGTTCGACAACACAGGAAACCGAAACTGAGACGAAATAA
- the LOC120076812 gene encoding lipid phosphate phosphatase 2-like isoform X4, whose amino-acid sequence MLLDLFVVLTFSAATPFSRMREVQLGSHTLRSHGVTVARIHMHDWFIFLFLVLIEVILYLIHPFYRYVGKDMMTDLKYPFKDNTVPVWAVPMYAMLLPIAVFLFVYWRRRDVYDLHHAILGLFYSVLITAVITDAIKNAVGRPRPNFFWRCFPDGKDVYDQLGNVICHGDADVIKEGHKSFPSGHTSWSFSGLGFLSLYLSGKIQVFDQRGHIAKLCIVFLPLLFAALVGVSRVDDYWHHWQDVFAGGLLGLVISTFCYLQFFPPPYHSQGWGPYAYFRVLETLANPPPASNAIIVVQNEQDIERQVENEVDERNNDRFLGLSIDSNSRSTTQETETETK is encoded by the exons ATGTTGTTGGATCTCTTTGTGGTTTTAACATTTTCGGCGGCAACGCCTTTCAG CAGAATGAGGGAAGTGCAGCTTGGTTCACACACTTTAAGATCCCATGGAGTCACCGTCGCGAGGATACACATGCACGATTggtttatatttctttttcttgtgcTGATTGAGGTCATCCTATATTTGATACATCCATTTTATCGCTATGTTGGGAAGGACATGATGACTGATCTCAAATATCCCTTCAAAGATAATACTGTTCCTGTCTGGGCTGTACCC ATGTATGCAATGCTGTTGCCAATAGCAGTTTTTCTGTTTGTGTATTGGCGTAGAAGGGACGTCTATGATCTTCATCATGCCATACTAG GTCTCTTTTACTCTGTCTTAATAACAGCAGTCATTACTGATGCAATAAAAAATGCAGTGGGACGACCTCGACCGAACTTCTTTTGGCGTTGTTTTCCTGATGGGAAAGAT GTGTATGATCAATTAGGCAATGTTATATGTCATGGGGATGCGGATGTTATCAAGGAAGGGCATAAGAGCTTTCCAAGTGGGCATACTTCAT GGTCTTTCTCTGGTCTCGGCTTCCTTTCGTTGTACTTATCAGGAAAAATACAAGTATTCGATCAGCGAGGTCACATTGCAAAACTCTGCATTGTTTTTCTTCCCCTGCTTTTCGCAGCTCTCGTCGGTGTTTCTCGAGTGGATGATTACTGGCACCATTGGCAAGATGTGTTTGCTGGAGGTCTGCTCG GGCTTGTAATATCTACCTTCTGCTACTTGCAATTCTTTCCACCTCCATACCACTCTCAAG GTTGGGGACCATATGCATACTTTAGAGTGTTGGAGACGCTTGCCAATCCTCCACCAGCGTCGAATGCGATAATTGTTGTGCAGAATGAGCAGGACATCGAAAGGCAGGTTGAGAACGAGGTGGATGAGCGAAACAACGATAGATTTCTGGGACTGTCGATTGATTCCAATTCTCGTTCGACAACACAGGAAACCGAAACTGAGACGAAATAA
- the LOC120075037 gene encoding uncharacterized protein LOC120075037 translates to MDPPPPQSATTAPTTKLRLMCSYGGHITTRPRTKTFSYLGGETRIISVDPTTVNTLSAFISHLLTILPIKSPFSLKYHLPHSALDSLISLSSDDDLHFMFCEHLRLSSSSSSSSRIRLFLFSPEPEKPHNVIHHPKTEAWFVDALKSAKILQKGRDCLVGFDGEGLIGENEVKGVVDLGNGGFSLPESMVLETSSSFGSSSSSASLANVSPPTKPQTEDFGLSSLDNAATLQTASDSIATLASEIAPTNSCSSVENTVMSIPVISESNFHNLAAGVRPQNPHDFSGYALASRPNPFQQQKLQFVQASAAVESCLPAVYQMPSYYPVQQPQFVHYQPMPNHVYPVYFLPVGQTQLSAPSNLPVQWGLRDAATASSTHTLVLPDASPVVPLPHVAYKEVMPEPHSQNLGAMPSLANPISLESADEVQQQPVIIPNDAAADTSGEVAHTRNECNEDDPARTLIYKSQPLPPLVPSPLQSKPKASTNLLSDAMAQLHMIKIEQ, encoded by the exons ATGGACCCACCACCGCCACAATCCGCCACCACCGCCCCCACCACGAAACTCCGTTTGATGTGCAGCTACGGCGGCCACATAACCACACGCCCCCGCACCAAGACCTTCTCCTATTTAGGCGGCGAAACACGCATAATCTCCGTCGACCCAACCACCGTCAACACTCTCTCCGCCTTCATTTCTCATCTCCTCACAATCCTCCCCATTAAATCCCCCTTTTCCCTCAAATATCACCTCCCTCATTCCGCCCTCGACTCTCTCATCTCCCTCTCCTCCGATGACGACCTCCATTTCATGTTCTGCGAGCACCTCCgtctttcctcttcctcttcctcttcctctcgcATTAGGCTCTTCCTCTTTTCCCCCGAGCCCGAGAAGCCCCATAATGTTATTCATCATCCCAAGACTGAGGCCTGGTTCGTCGATGCGCTTAAGAGTGCGAAGATTTTGCAGAAGGGGCGCGATTGTTTGGTGGGTTTTGATGGGGAAGGGTTAATTGGAGAGAATGAAGTTAAGGGTGTTGTAGATTTGGGTAATGGGGGTTTTTCTTTGCCGGAGTCCATGGTTTTGGAGACCAGTTCTTCTTTTGGATCATCGTCTTCTTCGGCCTCTTTGGCTAATGTGTCTCCTCCCACTAAACCTCAGACTGAGGATTTTGGACTCAGTTCGCTGGATAATGCGGCTACGCTACAGACAGCTTCTGATTCCATCGCTACCCTCGCGAG TGAAATTGCCCCTACCAACTCATGTTCTTCAGTCGAGAATACGGTTATGTCTATTCCTGTTATATCAGAGAGTAATTTTCACAACCTCGCTGCCGGAGTTCGTCCCCAGAACCCCCATGATTTTTCAGGCTATGCACTAGCTTCCCGACCGAACCCTTTTCAGCAGCAGAAATTGCAGTTTGTTCAAGCAAGCGCGGCGGTAGAGAGCTGCCTTCCTGCTGTGTATCAAATGCCATCTTACTATCCAGTCCAGCAACCTCAGTTTGTGCATTACCAGCCGATGCCGAACCATGTGTATCCTGTGTACTTTTTGCCTGTTGGACAGACACAGCTTTCAGCCCCTTCCAATCTACCTGTGCAATGGGGCTTGCGCGATGCTGCGACTGCAAGTTCAACTCATACTTTGGTCCTGCCTGATGCTTCACCTGTTGTTCCTCTTCCGCATGTAGCTTACAAGGAGGTGATGCCAGAGCCACACTCACAGAATCTTGGAGCAATGCCATCTCTTGCTAATCCGATTTCTCTCGAGTCTGCTGACGAAGTTCAGCAGCAGCCGGTAATCATTCCTAATGATGCTGCCGCTGATACATCTGGTGAAGTTGCACATACTCGTAACGAATGCAACGAGGATGATCCTGCAAGGACCCTAATATACAAATCTCAGCCTCTGCCACCGCTGGTTCCTTCTCCGTTGCAAAGTAAACCTAAAGCCTCGACAAACCTTCTGTCGGACGCGATGGCACAACTGCATATGATAAAAATCGAGCAATGA